One region of Primulina tabacum isolate GXHZ01 chromosome 17, ASM2559414v2, whole genome shotgun sequence genomic DNA includes:
- the LOC142531513 gene encoding uncharacterized protein LOC142531513: MAHLVPQPPAALSHCLALIGCQAVSLACAYQAREERGRAEEARFRRELSQLKEENERLRSENMKFQGDLSFLTKKCEEKTRDDEELRKELGSLYDKHRTEVKTGGMFLASKTGKSFVTGVEEKALAAFRASSAYADEVYSHAFGLRDEVLRDCRLQLRLTGLVPEEVIMRISPHVAELDDTAQVDPLPEFPPAGDVDCEVIGALHLLPADEAIEDG, from the exons ATGGCTCATTTGGTCCCTCAGCCCCCTGCTGCTCTATCCCACTGCCTAGCCTTGATAGGTTGCCAG GCTGTGTCTCTGGCTTGTGCTTATCAGGCTCGAGAGGAGAGAGGTCGAGCTGAGGAGGCTCGATTTCGCCGAGAGCTCTCCCAATTAAAGGAAGAAAATGAACGTCTTCGATCGGAGAACATGAAGTTCCAAGGCGATCTTTCTTTCTTGACAAAGAAATGTGAAGAAAAGACCAGAGATGATGAGGAATTGCGTAAAGAGCTCGGTTCCCTCTATGACAAACACCGTACCGAGGTGAAGACTGGCGGGATGTTCTTGGCTTCTAAGACGGGGAAGTCCTTTGTGACGGGTGTTGAGGAGAAGGCACTAGCAGCCTTTCGTGCTTCTTCGGCTTATGCTGATGAGGTTTACAGTCACGCATTTGGTCTCCGTGACGAGGTGCTGCGAGACTGTCGTCTCCAGCTCCGCTTGACAGGTTTGGTTCCTGAGGAGGTGATTATGAGGATTTCACCTCATGTGGCAGAGTTGGATGACACCGCTCAGGTTGACCCTCTGCCAGAGTTTCCTCCAGCGGGGGATGTTGACTGCGAGGTCATTGGTGCGCTGCACTTGCTCCCTGCTGACGAGGCTATCGAGGATGGATGA